GAGAATCACTACATCAGCGCGCATCGCTTGAATTGTTTTGGCTGTGTCATAGAGACTTTCCCCTTTACTGACACTGCTTTGAGCTACGGCAATACTGGTTGTATCCGCTCCTAAAACTTTCGCTGCCATCTCAAAGGAGGTTCGTGTCCGAGTACTTGCTTCATAAAAAAGATTAACTACGGATTTCCCTTTTAACGTCGGTAATTTCTTAATAGGGCGCATGAGAATTTCCTTCATCACTTTCGCCGTATGCAGAATATGACGAATTTCCTCAACACTCATATCCTCGATTGCCAAGATGTCTTTACGCTGCCATTTCATCGATAAACCTCCCTAACTTCATTCATGCTGTCAGAACCCTTGCAACAGACCATCTACCTTTAGTTCCCGTGCATTTTGGCCTCCTGACTTTAGTATCCTAAAAAATAAAAAATCCTCATCCCAAAAGGGAGAGGATTTTAAAAATAGGCATAACCTAACAATCCCGCTCGCCCTTTGGTTATCTCTCTGGATAACATTTAAAAGGGTAACCGTTCCTTTAACTTTTATGATAACTGTCATCCCGTTCAAGGAGAAGGATATCTTCGTCTCCATCCACTTCTTTTAGGCGTACAGCCACAATTTCACGCCTTGAAGTGGGCAGGTTCTTGCCGACATAATCTGCTCGAATAGGCAATTCCCGGTGTCCGCGATCCACAAGCACTGCCAGTTGAATCCGGTCCGGCCTGCCAATATCCATAGTAGCGTCCAGAGCCGCCCGGGCTGTCCTCCCGGTGTAAAGAACATCATCGATGAGAATAACGGCTTTTCCTTCAATACTTACTGGAATATCCGTTTCGTGAACCACCGGATGAATATCAATAGTACTTAAATCATCTCGATAGAGAGTAATATCTAAAATTCCCAAGGGAACTTTTACGCCTTCGAATTCTTCAATATACTGCTGAATTCGTTGAGCCAAAGGCACCCCTCTGCGCCGAATCCCTACTAAGACCAATTTGTCGGTCCCTTTGTTCTTCTCGACAATTTCATGAGAAATACGGGTGACTGCCCGGCGAATTCCGTCTGCATCTAGAATCTTGCTTTTAACAGTTCCTTCCAAAGGCTTCTAACTCCTTTCTCCCTCTTGGATGCCTAAGATCAGCAGTTATAATTAGAAACCAGAGTCATACTTTCTGACCAGTACAAAAAACTGTCTGAAAATAGCAGACAGTTTTCCCTCGTTTCCGTCTGCCTTCTCAAGCCTCTCAGGACTTAATTAAAGGCTATAATACTTGTTCCTAAGTTTACTTTAGGATTAAGCAAAAGTCAATCTGAAATTCAACTTTATACATCCCAGCTTACTCCATCGTGCAATTTTTCAAGAACTTCAGCAAATTTTGAAGGCAGCGGAGCATCGAACTCCAGCCAACCTCCCTTAACGGGATGTTTAAATCCTAAGTGAGCCGCATGAAGCATTTGTCCCTGTAAACCAAATTTGTTTTTTTTCGGACCATACACAGGATCTCCAAAGACCGGGTGCTTAATATAGGCCATATGAACACGTATTTGATGAGTTCTCCCTGTTTCTAAGCGAACTTCGAGAAAAGTTGTTTCACTCAAGCGTTTTAATACGGTATAGTGTGTCACTGCATGCTTAGAATGCTGCCTTACCACTGCCATCCGTTTTCGTTCGGCCGGATCCCTTCCAATGGGCGCATCGACTGTTCCAGAGGGTTCATGAATCACGCCGTGCACTATGGTCAAATACCTGCGCTCCATAGAATGCGCTTTCAGCTGGGCAGCAAGCCCTTGATGGGCAGTATCATTCTTGGCCACTACCAAAATTCCCGAAGTATCTTTATCAATACGATGGACAATCCCGGGACGCAGCACCCCATTGATACCGGAAAGATTATGACAATGAAATAACAAGGCATTAACCAAGGTTCCCTGCCAAGCACCCGGAGCCGGATGAACGACCATCCCTTGGGGCTTATTCACAACCAATACATCTTCGTCTTCATAAAGGATCTCCAGGGGGATGTTTTCTGGTTCAGCCTGAAGCTCTTGAGGAGGAGGAACCATAACTGTAATTTTATCGCCAAAGCGTACTTTATAATTTGCCTTTTTACTCAGTCCGTTAACTAAAATATAATTTTGAATAATAAGTCCTTGGACATAAGACCTGCTCCTGCCTAATACTTCTGTCACTCCAACATCCAGGCGAACTCCCTCCGGAAGTTCAATCCTTTCCATACTTATCAGAGAATCTAAGCCTTGGCATAAGTCATCATCACTGACTAATTCCGACTCAACCATTGGGCAGTCATTCTTATTGTCCCTTTCATTTACTGCTTTGTCCATCTTCATAACCGCCAATACTTTATTGGATTTGCATGAAAGTACTTAATCATCGGCAACTTCATTTTTTGCCTTTTCTTCCCTAAGCAGGGCCAAGATCAGCAGTCCTACTCCAATAACGATCATACTATCAGCAAAATTAAAAACATAAGGCCAAATTTGAAAATCAAGATAATCGACAACCCGTCCAATCACAAGTCTGTCATACAAGTTCCCTAATGCTCCTCCCCCGATCATACCTAAGGCCAGACGTGTAATCCACTCCTTGCGGGGAATACGGAATTGCCCATAAATCACACCGAAAACTACCAAAACCGCAGTAACTACAAAAATCCAGGTTCGGCCGGCCATCAGACCAAAAGCCGCACCCGGATTCAAGACATAGGTAAGATGAAATATTTCTGGAATAACTTTCAGGGTTTCCCCTGGAATAAAGTTTGTTTGAACGAGAATCTTCAGCCAGCGATCAATACCCCAAACCCCGATTATTGCAAGCCAAACCAACAACGAACGACACCCCACTTTTCTTATCTCATCTTAACACAGGGCTCTTAGCGGGGCAAACTATTTACAAACTTTCCAGAGATTCAACTAAGTACGGCCGTGTTTTTTTCCGTAGTGAATAGTATTTACTCGCCCTTCAGGCTCTCTTTGCGTTTCAAGGGTCTCAATATATTGGACGGCTCCAATTACTTCGTCGCCATCTTCATATAGATCATTAGGATCTGAGATATCTCGATTCGTTCCTAAATCCTGCAAAGAATCTGAGGTTCCGTAACGTGCAACTGCCTGCCAAGCATCTTCACCATCAAATTCAACCTGGTCAGTGCCATCATTAAAGGTTCTGGAAAACGGGCGATTCAGAATTTCGTCTTCAACAGGTTCACGATGCAGAGAATGCTGCTCTTCTTTCTCCTCTTTGCGGCTGCATTTTGTACAGACCGTCGTATACGGCATCAGCTCAAGTCGTTCATAGGGAATTTCCTGACCACAATGCTCGCACTTTGCATATTCCCCTTTTTCATAGCGTTCTAATGCTCCATCAATTGCTCCGATCTTATGGCTTAAACGATCATACTCAGCAACATCTTGAGACCTTTGATAAACTTCAGTACCAACATCGGCAGGATGATTATCTGCCAGTGATAATTCCCCCAACGAATCTCGCATATCTCCACTAATAAGTTCAGCCGCGGTTTCTATCATCTCTGCTCTTTCATCACGAAGGTTTTGTATCAATTTGTCGTATTCCTTTTGCTCTTTCAAAATTCTCGCCTTCCTTTCCTATTAAGGCTGATGCACATATTTGCTTAACTCTGCGATAAAGCCGCCAATCACTGGTAAATTCAAAACCACGATCCTTTTTAAAAGGAAATAAGCAAATCCTGCCAGTAAACCGGCTCCAAGGGCCGTTCCCAAACCTCGCAATAACCCCACCAAAAAATTAAACCAAAGCATTCGTCCCGGACGATTAAGGTAAGCAATATATTCCGCCAATCTCATTTTTTCCAGAGTTTCAGATAATAATGTAACTTGATGATTTAATCGAGCCAATTCGTGAACACTTACGCCGTTATAATCAGCAGTCTTTTCACTTTTCTTCTCCGATATGTTCTTGGTCTTTTCCTGATTCCAATCTGCATCGGCCACGTTACTCACCTCACGTAACAACCTCAATTTTAGTGTTCCCACCTCAATTAAATTTACACAAATTGTATAGTTTAATTGACCTTCACCTTAAAATAATGTCACAATTCAACCATGAATAAAAGGCTGCAATAAATCTGTTCATGATTTATTGCAGCCTTTTCAGCCTAATTCTATATAATTCCTCAGTGGCCTTAGAGCCCAATTTAGGATCATTCTGTAGCCTTACATACTTCTATCTGCTGACCATTTACCAGACTGAAGGCATTCCCTTCATCCGTATCAACATGTAAATCTAAGGCATAATCAGGACTGATGCGAACTAAAACTTGCCCCATAATTCCTCCGCGAGGCCCCGGAACGATGGCTTGAATATGATCTCCATCTTTTACAGAGTGCTTTTCAGCATCTTCAGGTGTCATATGAAGATGACGGGCTGCAACAATAACCCCTTGGTCCAAATGAACACGACCCTTTGGACCCTCTACGTCAATTCCTGGGGTTCCCTCAATTTTTCCGGAATCACGAACAGGAGGTTTCAATCCAACTTTAAACGTATCTGTTCCCGCAAGTTCTACTTGGGAAGCTTTTCGGGCAGGCCCTAAAACACGAACTCCAGAAATTGTTCCTTTGGGTCCGGTAATAGAAACCGTTTCTTCACAAGCATACTGACCTGGCTGACTGAGATCTTTCATCTTTGTCAAAGTATAGCCTTTCCCAAATAACGCTTCAATATGATCTTGTGATAAATGAATGTGACGGTTTGATAT
This Desulfosporosinus orientis DSM 765 DNA region includes the following protein-coding sequences:
- the pyrR gene encoding bifunctional pyr operon transcriptional regulator/uracil phosphoribosyltransferase PyrR, which translates into the protein MEGTVKSKILDADGIRRAVTRISHEIVEKNKGTDKLVLVGIRRRGVPLAQRIQQYIEEFEGVKVPLGILDITLYRDDLSTIDIHPVVHETDIPVSIEGKAVILIDDVLYTGRTARAALDATMDIGRPDRIQLAVLVDRGHRELPIRADYVGKNLPTSRREIVAVRLKEVDGDEDILLLERDDSYHKS
- a CDS encoding RluA family pseudouridine synthase; amino-acid sequence: MDKAVNERDNKNDCPMVESELVSDDDLCQGLDSLISMERIELPEGVRLDVGVTEVLGRSRSYVQGLIIQNYILVNGLSKKANYKVRFGDKITVMVPPPQELQAEPENIPLEILYEDEDVLVVNKPQGMVVHPAPGAWQGTLVNALLFHCHNLSGINGVLRPGIVHRIDKDTSGILVVAKNDTAHQGLAAQLKAHSMERRYLTIVHGVIHEPSGTVDAPIGRDPAERKRMAVVRQHSKHAVTHYTVLKRLSETTFLEVRLETGRTHQIRVHMAYIKHPVFGDPVYGPKKNKFGLQGQMLHAAHLGFKHPVKGGWLEFDAPLPSKFAEVLEKLHDGVSWDV
- the lspA gene encoding signal peptidase II → MLVWLAIIGVWGIDRWLKILVQTNFIPGETLKVIPEIFHLTYVLNPGAAFGLMAGRTWIFVVTAVLVVFGVIYGQFRIPRKEWITRLALGMIGGGALGNLYDRLVIGRVVDYLDFQIWPYVFNFADSMIVIGVGLLILALLREEKAKNEVADD
- a CDS encoding TraR/DksA C4-type zinc finger protein is translated as MIQNLRDERAEMIETAAELISGDMRDSLGELSLADNHPADVGTEVYQRSQDVAEYDRLSHKIGAIDGALERYEKGEYAKCEHCGQEIPYERLELMPYTTVCTKCSRKEEKEEQHSLHREPVEDEILNRPFSRTFNDGTDQVEFDGEDAWQAVARYGTSDSLQDLGTNRDISDPNDLYEDGDEVIGAVQYIETLETQREPEGRVNTIHYGKKHGRT
- a CDS encoding DUF5665 domain-containing protein; the encoded protein is MRLLREVSNVADADWNQEKTKNISEKKSEKTADYNGVSVHELARLNHQVTLLSETLEKMRLAEYIAYLNRPGRMLWFNFLVGLLRGLGTALGAGLLAGFAYFLLKRIVVLNLPVIGGFIAELSKYVHQP
- the pduL gene encoding phosphate propanoyltransferase is translated as METFTVPVGISNRHIHLSQDHIEALFGKGYTLTKMKDLSQPGQYACEETVSITGPKGTISGVRVLGPARKASQVELAGTDTFKVGLKPPVRDSGKIEGTPGIDVEGPKGRVHLDQGVIVAARHLHMTPEDAEKHSVKDGDHIQAIVPGPRGGIMGQVLVRISPDYALDLHVDTDEGNAFSLVNGQQIEVCKATE